In Nocardioides cavernae, a single genomic region encodes these proteins:
- a CDS encoding DUF3117 domain-containing protein, with product MAAMKPRTGDGPLEVTKEGRGIVMRVPLEGGGRLVVELNAEEASALGDALKDVVG from the coding sequence ATGGCCGCCATGAAGCCCCGCACGGGCGACGGACCGCTCGAGGTCACCAAGGAAGGACGCGGCATCGTCATGCGCGTCCCGCTCGAGGGCGGTGGACGGCTGGTGGTGGAGCTCAACGCCGAGGAGGCCTCGGCTCTCGGTGACGCCCTCAAGGACGTCGTCGGCTGA
- a CDS encoding DivIVA domain-containing protein, translating to MMMWFFAVLVVLAMGGVAMVASGRGGSMAPAYDDRPDLALPDDRPIAAHDLRTVRFPLAFRGYRMSDVDEVLARLASELEERHPDEPAPDASSGEPPGV from the coding sequence ATGATGATGTGGTTCTTCGCCGTCCTCGTCGTCCTCGCGATGGGCGGCGTGGCGATGGTGGCCTCCGGCCGCGGCGGCTCGATGGCCCCGGCGTACGACGACCGACCCGACCTCGCGCTGCCCGACGACCGACCGATCGCGGCGCACGACCTGCGCACGGTGCGGTTCCCGCTCGCGTTCCGCGGCTATCGGATGTCCGACGTCGACGAGGTCCTCGCCCGGCTGGCGTCCGAGCTGGAGGAGCGGCACCCCGACGAGCCCGCGCCCGACGCCTCGTCTGGCGAGCCGCCGGGCGTCTAG
- a CDS encoding M14 family zinc carboxypeptidase, whose translation MPALRTRSAYAAVLATAALTAAGLAQPAPAPAAAVDAAASGDRPAVIEVRTIGQSVKGRPIRAWRLGEPGKRPIVLVSTMHGNEPHTRRILETLRDGRPVRGIDLWVIPTYNPDGLARGTRRNARGVDLNRNFPHLWKDLDGNYESGPRPASEPETRAVMAFLEEVDPRRVISFHQPLHGVDTDTKDAGFARRLARALRLPRTSLDCGGLCHGTMTMWFNHRFHGSALTVEYGGRPSRHRMAVQAPRQLLGAIGAHRTRRG comes from the coding sequence ATGCCCGCGCTGCGCACCCGGTCGGCGTACGCCGCCGTGCTGGCGACGGCAGCCCTGACGGCCGCGGGACTCGCGCAGCCCGCGCCCGCACCGGCCGCCGCGGTCGACGCGGCCGCGTCCGGCGACCGCCCGGCCGTCATCGAGGTCCGCACGATCGGCCAGTCCGTCAAGGGACGACCGATCCGCGCGTGGCGGCTCGGGGAGCCGGGCAAGCGACCGATCGTGCTGGTCTCGACGATGCACGGCAACGAGCCGCACACCCGCCGGATCCTCGAGACCCTGCGCGACGGGCGACCGGTGCGCGGCATCGACCTGTGGGTCATCCCGACCTACAACCCCGACGGTCTCGCCCGGGGCACCCGCCGCAACGCCCGCGGCGTCGACCTCAACCGCAACTTCCCGCACCTGTGGAAGGACCTCGACGGCAACTACGAGTCCGGCCCCCGCCCGGCGAGCGAGCCGGAGACGCGGGCGGTCATGGCCTTCCTCGAGGAGGTCGACCCGCGCCGGGTGATCAGCTTCCACCAGCCGTTGCACGGCGTCGACACCGACACCAAGGACGCCGGCTTCGCGCGGCGCCTGGCGCGCGCGCTGCGGCTGCCCCGCACCTCCCTCGACTGCGGCGGGCTGTGCCACGGCACCATGACGATGTGGTTCAACCACCGCTTCCACGGGTCGGCGCTCACCGTCGAGTACGGCGGCCGACCCTCGCGGCACCGGATGGCCGTCCAGGCGCCCCGGCAGCTGCTCGGCGCGATCGGCGCCCACCGCACGCGCCGCGGCTGA
- a CDS encoding TIGR00730 family Rossman fold protein encodes MNTRRNDRHADRVTGPVIERRGQVHEGSTTDQRLLDSRGRTDWVHTDPWRVLRIQAEFVEGFGALAETGPAIAVFGSARTPVDHPFYGIGEEVGRKLVEAGFAVITGGGPGAMEAANKGACEAGGASLGLGIELPFESGLNQWVDKGINFRYFFARKTMFVKYSQGFVVLPGGLGTLDELFEALTLVQTRKVTSFPIVLIGTSYWAGLFDWLRQTVLAEGKINAADLDMMVLTDDVDEAVSLMVAAREDRWPTPEPERPE; translated from the coding sequence ATGAACACCCGACGCAACGACCGGCACGCCGACCGCGTGACGGGTCCCGTCATCGAGCGTCGCGGCCAGGTGCACGAGGGCAGCACCACCGACCAGCGCCTGCTCGACTCCCGCGGCCGGACCGACTGGGTCCACACCGACCCGTGGCGCGTCCTGCGGATCCAGGCGGAGTTCGTCGAGGGCTTCGGCGCACTGGCCGAGACCGGTCCCGCCATCGCGGTCTTCGGCTCCGCCCGCACGCCCGTCGACCACCCCTTCTACGGGATCGGCGAGGAGGTCGGCCGCAAGCTCGTCGAGGCCGGCTTCGCCGTCATCACCGGGGGCGGTCCCGGAGCGATGGAGGCGGCCAACAAGGGCGCCTGCGAGGCCGGCGGCGCGAGCCTCGGCCTCGGCATCGAGCTGCCCTTCGAGTCGGGCCTCAACCAGTGGGTCGACAAGGGCATCAACTTCCGCTACTTCTTCGCCCGCAAGACGATGTTCGTCAAGTACTCGCAGGGCTTCGTGGTCCTGCCCGGCGGCCTCGGCACCCTCGACGAGCTCTTCGAGGCGCTGACGCTGGTGCAGACGCGCAAGGTGACGTCGTTCCCCATCGTGCTCATCGGCACGAGCTACTGGGCCGGCCTCTTCGACTGGCTGCGGCAGACCGTGCTGGCCGAGGGCAAGATCAACGCCGCCGACCTGGACATGATGGTGCTGACCGACGACGTCGACGAGGCGGTGTCGCTGATGGTGGCCGCCCGCGAGGACCGCTGGCCCACCCCCGAGCCGGAGCGGCCCGAATGA
- a CDS encoding enoyl-CoA hydratase/isomerase family protein, translating to MTTSQPDRPAGSSAADSTGTAPVLLHVQDGVATITLNRPDAMNGLDVATKDLLRDTVHRVAEAPEVRCVVLTGSGRAFCVGQDLKEHLAGLKGEADIPLSDTVEQHYNPIVLALATMPKPVIAAVNGVAAGAGASLAFAADFRIVVDSAGFNTSFAGVALSCDTGSSWTLPRLVGRAKAMELLYFPRTVSAQEALELGLATQVVTAEELPQAVGQLAERLASGPTVAFGSIRQAVAYAAAHPLAESLAFEADKMALTGGTEDHLAAVDAFMAKEKPAFRGR from the coding sequence ATGACGACCTCCCAGCCCGACCGCCCCGCCGGATCCAGCGCGGCCGACAGCACCGGCACCGCGCCCGTCCTGCTCCACGTGCAGGACGGCGTCGCGACGATCACGCTCAACCGGCCCGACGCGATGAACGGCCTCGACGTGGCCACCAAGGACCTGCTGCGCGACACCGTCCACCGGGTGGCCGAGGCCCCGGAGGTGCGGTGCGTGGTGCTCACCGGCAGCGGCCGCGCCTTCTGCGTGGGGCAGGACCTCAAGGAGCACCTCGCCGGGCTGAAGGGCGAGGCGGACATCCCGTTGTCGGACACCGTCGAGCAGCACTACAACCCGATCGTGCTGGCCCTCGCGACGATGCCGAAGCCCGTCATCGCCGCGGTCAACGGCGTCGCGGCCGGCGCCGGGGCGAGCCTGGCCTTCGCCGCCGACTTCCGGATCGTCGTCGACTCGGCCGGTTTCAACACGTCCTTCGCCGGCGTCGCGCTCTCCTGCGACACCGGGTCGAGCTGGACCCTGCCGCGCCTCGTCGGCCGCGCCAAGGCGATGGAGCTGCTCTACTTCCCGCGCACCGTGTCGGCGCAGGAGGCCCTCGAGCTGGGGCTGGCCACGCAGGTGGTCACCGCCGAGGAGCTCCCGCAGGCCGTGGGCCAGCTCGCCGAGCGGTTGGCGTCGGGCCCGACGGTGGCGTTCGGCTCGATCCGCCAGGCGGTGGCGTACGCCGCCGCGCACCCGCTGGCGGAGTCACTGGCCTTCGAGGCCGACAAGATGGCGCTGACCGGCGGCACCGAGGACCACCTCGCCGCGGTCGACGCGTTCATGGCCAAGGAGAAGCCGGCCTTCCGCGGTCGCTGA